The genomic segment GTGCCGACCCGGATGTCCTCCGCCACTGGCTGAGCCGTGCGGTCACCGCGGGCCGTACGGAAGAGATCTTCGCCGAGGAGTGATGCGGCGTCCGGCCCGGCCCGTCCGCGTGCGAGCCGGGCAGCCGTTCCGGCCCAGATCGCGCCGGCCGGCCTCCGTGCCCGTCAGCCGGCCGGGACCGCCTGAGGGCTGCGCTGCTGGTCGGTGCCCGGGACGGGTGCGGAGGCGTCGCTGCCGAGCTCGACGATCCGGTTGTCCGCGTCGACGTGCACCACGCGCGGCTTGAGCGCCCGCGCCTCGGCGTCGTCGACCTGGGCGTAGCTGATGAGGATGACCAGGTCGCCGGGGTGCACGAGATGCGCGGCGGCGCCGTTGATGCCGATGACCCCGGAACCCCGCTCGCCCTCGATGACGTAGGTCTCCAGCCGGGCGCCGTTGGTGATGTCGACGATGTGCACCAGCTCGCCGGGGAGCAGGTCGGCCGCGTCCAGCAGATCGGCGTCGACGGTGACGGAGCCGACGTAGTGCAGGTCGGCCTGGGTCACGGTGGCCCGGTGGATCTTGGACTTGAACATGGTACGAAGCACGAAGAAACTCCCGATTCGTCTGCTCCCTGCCTGCTTCGGCAGGTCAAGGGCGTTCACCGGAGGCTACATCGTTCCGCATGTCCAGTCAGCTGTCGGCAGGTGTTCGAGGGCTCACACCGACTCGTGGCCGACTGACTCCGTAGTGTGACATTGTCCATATGCGAGTGTACGTTGCAAAGCGTGACATTGAGGACGCGGAGGCAGCTCATGGCGGAGTCGCGAGACGACGAGCAGCTCAGTCTGCGCCTGGCGGCCGTAGCAGCGTTGGGGTTCGTGCTGATCGTTCCGCCGTTCTTGGCGCGGTTCGATCACATGGGCCGGGTCCTGGGCGTCCCCGTTCTCGCGGCTTACCTGTTTCTCGTCTGGGCGATCGTGATCGGTCTGGTCGCCGTGATCGGCCGCAGATCGAGGTAGGCCGTGCTCCAGACCTGGTTCATCGTCGCTGTTTCGGCCGGATATCTGGGCCTGCTCTTCGCTGTGGCCTTCTACGGCGACCGGCGGGCGGATTCCGGTCGGAGCATCATCAACAATCCCACGATCTACGCGCTGTCCTTCGGCGTGTACGCCACCTCGTGGACGTACTACGGCAGCGTGGGCTGGGCCGCCAGGGCCGGAGTCGGCTTCCTGCCGATCTACCTGGGGCCGACGCTCATGCTTGCGCTGGGCTGGCTGGTCCTGCGCAGAATCATCCGGATAAGCCACCGGCACCGGGTCACCTCGCTGGCCGACTTCGTCTCCGCGCGCTACGGCAAGAGCACCGCACTGGGCTGTCTGGTGACGATCATCGCTGTGGTGGGGGTTGTTCCCTACATCTCGCTGCAGCTCAAGGCGGTCTCCCTCACCTTTACGGTCATTCGGCGACACCCCGTGGTCACGTCCGATCCGGGCCCTGTCCCGCTGCTTCAGGACACCGGGTTGTATGCGGCGCTGGTGCTCGCCGCGTTCACCATCGTCTTCGGCACCCGTCATCTGGACGCCACCGAACGCCACGAGGGCATGGTCGCCGCCATCGCGTTCGAGTCCGTGGTCAAGCTCGTGGCGTTCCTCTCGGCCGGGATTTTTGTGGCCTTCTGGATGTTCGGGGGGCCCGACGACCTGTTCTCCCGGGCCGCGGACGCCGGCCTCACCACGCTGTTCACGCTGCGCGAGCAGGGCGGCTACGGCATGTGGGTCTGGCTCACGGTGCTGTCCATGCTGGCGATCGTGCTGCTGCCCCGGCAGTGGCAGATCAGCGTTGTCGAGAACGTCGACGAGAATCACCTCAGGCGGGCGATGTGGCTGTTCCCGCTGTACCTGCTCGCGATCAGCATCTTCGTGCTTCCGATCGCAGTCGGCGGGCTTCTGCGGTTCGGCCAGGCCGTCGACGCCGACACCTATGTGCTGACCCTGCCGATGGCCGGAGGCCAGGAGGCACTCGCCCTGCTCGTCTTCATCGGCGGCCTCAGCGCGGCCACCAGCATGGTCATCGTCGAGACGACCGCGCTCAGCACCATGGTGTCGAACTCACTCGTGATGCCGCTGCTGCTGCGCAGCAAATCCCGGCTGGCGCACCGGGACAACCTGGCCGGGCTGGTGCTGGGCATTCGCCGGGCGACCATCGTGCTGCTCCTCCTGCTCGGGTACGCGTACTTCCGGGTTGCAGGCGAGCAGACGGCATTGGTGTCGATCGGCCTGGTGTCGTTCGCGGCTGTAGCACAGTTCGCGCCCGCCATCCTGGGCGGCCTGTTCTGGAAGGGCGGTACCCGCCGGGGCGTGCTGGTCGGCCTGATGGCGGGGTTCGCCGTGTGGGCGTACACCCTGGTGCTGCCGACCTTCGCCGATGCCGGTTTGCTGTCTGCCTCCTTCTTGCGGGAGGGCCCGCTCGGCATCGGACTGCTCCGGCCACAGCAGCTGTTCGGCCTGGCGGGGATGGACCCGATCAGCCATGCGATGTTCTGGAGTGCGCTGCTGAACTTCGGCGGGTATGTCGCAGTCTCCCTCGCGGACCGACCGGACGCTGCCGAGCGGGCGCAGGCGGTGCAGTTCGTCGACATTTTCGAAGAGCCTGTCAGGGAGCGGCGCTGGCAGGTCCGCGCCACGGTCGGCGAGCTGCAGACCCTGCTGGAGCGCTTCCTCGGGCGGGAGGGCGCCCAGCGGGCGTTGCGCTCCTACCGCGGCAGGAAACCCGGCTCACCGGCAGCCGAAGCGCCGCCGGAGCTGGTCCATCACGCTGAAGCCCAGCTCGTTGGTTCGGTGGGCGCCGCGTCCGCGCGGCTCGCGGTCGCCGCGGTGGCCGGAGAGGAGGAGGTCGGCACCGATGAAGTGATGGAGATGATCGGCGAGGCGTCGCAGAGGGTCGAGCTGGTCCGGTGGCGGCTGAAGTTGCTCTACGCCGCGACCGGCGGCATCGGCACCACCCTCGATGTGACCCGTACGGCCGAAGAGCTGACGCAGGTCGCGGTTCCGCGCTTCGCCGACTACGTCGCCGTCGACCTGGCCGAGTCCGTGCTGGGCGATGAGGAACTGGGGATGAACGGCATAATCACCGGCAGTAAGCGGATGCAGCGGGCGGCCGTCACCGGTATCCGCGACGACGTTCCCTTCTTCGCCGTCGGTGACCTGATCACTTTCGGGCCGTCCTCGCCGCAGGCCCGCAGCATCGAGAGCGGGCAGGCGGTCCTGGTGCCTCGTCTGCGTGATGCCACGCGCTGGCAGGAGATGGACCCCGCGCGGGGCTCCCGCATCATCGGCTACGGGATCCATTCGCTCATCACGGCGCCGCTGTCCGCCCGCGGCGTGCTGCTGGGCGTCGTCCACTTCTGGCGCTCCGAGAAGCCCGAGCCCTTCGATCAGGACGATCTGTCCCTCGCAGCCGAACTGGCCACCCGAGCCGCCGTGTCCCTCGACAACGCACGCCGCTACACCCGCGAGCACGGCTTGGCCGTGGCGCTGCAGCGGAGACTGCTGCCCCGCGCGCTGCCCCAACAGAACGCCGTCGAGGTCGCTTCCCGTTACCTCCCCGCGCAGGCAGTCGGCGGCGACTGGTTCGACGTCATCCCGCTGCCGGGCGCCAGGGTGGCGCTGGTCATGGGCGACATCGTCGGGCACGGACTGCATGCCGCGGCCACCATGGGGCAGCTGCGCACCGCCGTGCACAACTTCTCCACCCCCCTGGACCTGCCGCCCGACGAACTCCTCAGCCGCCTCGACGAGTTGGTCGCCCTTATCGACCAGGACGCGATCGCGGCCGGCGACAAGACCACCGTCACCGGCGCGACCTGCCTGTACGCGGTCTACGACTCCGTGTCCGGCAACTGTGCCATCGCCAGCGCCGGCCACCTTGCGCCCGCGCTCGTACACCCCGACGGAACGGTGGAGTTCCTGGACGTGCCGTCCTGCCTCCCCCTCGGCATCGGCGGACTGCCCTTCGAAGGCGCCGAGCTGCGTCTGCCCGAGGGCAGCAGGCTCGTCCTGTTCACCGACGGCCTCGTCGAGCGCCGCGACCTGGACGTCGACACCGGGCTCCAGTTGCTCCGCGAGACGCTGGCGCACGCGGACCGTTCGCCCGAGGAGACCTGCGACGCCGTGCTCGACGCCCTGCTCCCGGAGGTCCAGAGCGACGACATCGCGCTGCTCGTCGCCCGTACGCGGATGGTGGGACCCGGGCAGGTCGCCGAGTGGGACGTGGAGAGCGAGCCTGCCGCCGTTCGCCGCGTACGCGCTGCCGTCTCCGCCCGGCTCATGGAGTGGGAGCTGGAGGACCTCGTTTACACCACGGAACTGATCTGCAGCGAACTGATCACCAACGCCATGCGCCACGCCACGGGGCCCATCAAAGTGCGGTTGATCCGCGACCGTGCGCTCACCTTCGAGGTCTCCGACCACAGCAGCACCTCGCCGCATCTGCGCTACGCGGCCGGCATGGACGAGGGCGGACGGGGCCTCTTCCTTGTGGCCCAGTTCGCCGAGCGCTGGGGCACGCGCTACACCAAGGACGGCAAGGTCATCTGGGCGGAGCAGGCGACACCGGGGACGCTCGGCGGCTGACCGGCGCCCCCC from the Streptomyces xinghaiensis S187 genome contains:
- the panD gene encoding aspartate 1-decarboxylase yields the protein MLRTMFKSKIHRATVTQADLHYVGSVTVDADLLDAADLLPGELVHIVDITNGARLETYVIEGERGSGVIGINGAAAHLVHPGDLVILISYAQVDDAEARALKPRVVHVDADNRIVELGSDASAPVPGTDQQRSPQAVPAG